CCTCGGCGGCGACGTCGTCGACTCCCCAGCCCATCACAAACGTCCAGGTGGAGAAGGCGTAGAACACCGCGATGGACGTCACCGCGATGTAGGTCGCGCGGGGGATCGTGCGTTCGGGGTCGCGGGCTTCATCGCGGTAGATGGCCGTCCCCTCGAAGCCGATGAAGGCCGAGACCGCAAACATGAAGCCGAGCGCGATGCTGCCGGAGAACACCATGGACGGTTCGAAGGGTGTGACGGTGAGTCCAGAATCACCACCCTGGCCGATGATCGCAGCGCTGACCGCCAACGTGACCACGATCTCGATCACCAGGATGGCACCGAGGATCTTGGCGCTGAAGTCGATGTTGCGATAGCCCAGGTAGCCCACTCCCAGGATGACGAGCAAAGTTGCTGCCCACCACGGCATAGGAATCCCGGCATCATCGGCGAGGTTGGCGATCTGCAGGCCGATGAACGGGTACATCGCGATCTGCCCGGCCACATAGGCGAACATCGCCAGGAAGGAAGCACCCGCGCCGGCCCGGTTACCCAGACCCATGCGGATGTAGGAGTAGAAGCCCCCAGCCTCCCGGACGCGTGGCGCCATAGCGCAGAAGCCGAGGGAAAAGAGCACCAAGAGCGCGCCGAGGATCAGGTACATCGCCGGGTATCCAGCGCCGTTGCCCTGAAGGACTCCTACAGGTGACAACCCGGCGATGGCGGTGAGGGGCGCCGCGGCGGCGACGACCATGAAGAGGATCGAACCTACACCCAGCTGTCCGCTGAGTGGCGCGTCGACAGACTTCATCGTGCTGACTCTCCTCGTGAACGGGGCACCTGTGCCCGACGGTTGAGGTACGCGAGACGGAACCTAACGTACGTTCGTACGCTGCCACAAGGCTGTTTCATGGGTGTTTCCGCAGCGTTGCGCGTGCGAGTCGACCCAACGGCCAGCCTCCTGCGTCTTCCACCTCAGGCTCAGCCCGCCGCCCGATGCGGCCATCGCAGTCCGCGTCGACCACGTTTGTCCCCACTGGCCGCATCCTGGGCCAACATCACGCTTCATCCCCAAGCGCCTTAAACGTGGTGACGGGGCCGACAGGCCGCCGGCGCCCACATCAACGCGTCAAGTACCAGCGGCGAGTTCTCGTGCATCTGAACCTCAACGGCTCGGCCGCGCCCGACAGCAGCAATCGGCGGCTCCCCAGCGCGAGGCGCTTCTGGCCGAGGTCATGCGCATCTGACCGCCGACAACGCCACCTTCTTCCGTCGATCCTCGGCCTTCCAAGCGGCGCTCGTCGTGGCCAGTGGTCAGCCGAAGTCCGACCCAGCGCAGCGGGACCTCGCAACATATTCCCCTAAGGCCCCTCGTACGGCGTCTCGCGGGAGGAACCACACCGCAAGGACTGCCTGATCCACCGCTCGGGCATCCCCGACCGGCGTTCAACACGCATCTGTGACCCAGGTAATCCCATGAAAGGTCTTGGCGACTCTCGCCAGCAGATCGCTGTTGCACGGCCCCAGCAGGTTCGCACGACGCGACGACTCAAGTACCTCGTGACGAGCAGATCCGCAACCCTGGCGGGCGAGTTCCAAGGGCTGTTCATGCCAGGGTAGGAATCGACAGGTCGACCCAGCCAGCAACGTTCACCCCGGTCGTCATCTAGGGGTGAAACACCCCTTGTTCCGAGAGGCCAACATCGGGGTGATGTCGCGTAAGACGGAGACGGCTACATCTCAGTAGTCGCCGGGGACATACCAACCGAGCGAGGGCCGGGCCCGCCTCGTACGTGCCCCGCGTAGCATGCAAGGGCTCAGCACGTGCCACGCGGTCGGCGACGAGGTGCCTCTCGCACGGTCTCATCCTCATCCGTCACCGCGTGCCCTCGGGACGTCGCCGTGATCAGGACGGTCAGCACAGGCCTGCGGAATTCATCAAATACCCCCAAGCACATCCCCGGCACACTCAAGCACTCACCCATGGTTGCCGTGGAGCATCCACTGCTGGGCCCTGCCGGCGTCCTCGACCGCCTGCAGCGCCACCGACTCCGCCGAGGCCGACAGGGGTTGGGTGCGAATCCGCTCGAAAAGCTGGACCGCCACAAACTGGCCGTCAAGGCTGTCGCATGCACCCACCAGTCGAACTTCCAACGATCGGCGCCCAAGAGCACCTTGTGCTTTGGCTGGTCGGGCGACCGACACGATGGAAAGTTCGCGCCGCTGCCGTCCATCGGCGCGAAAGCTCACCACACCGATCCATACCCCTTCAGTAACACCCAGCGGACCGCGTTGGTCGAAGACGGGAATGGCTGCAGCTGGAGTACCTGGATGGTCAACATCCACCTGTGCACGCACCCAGCCCTGCACGACACAGACAGGGGACCGCCCGCGAAGGCCGACTTCGTCCAGCGTGCCTTCGACTGCCGCTGCAGCAACCAC
This Kineococcus aurantiacus DNA region includes the following protein-coding sequences:
- a CDS encoding APC family permease, with translation MKSVDAPLSGQLGVGSILFMVVAAAAPLTAIAGLSPVGVLQGNGAGYPAMYLILGALLVLFSLGFCAMAPRVREAGGFYSYIRMGLGNRAGAGASFLAMFAYVAGQIAMYPFIGLQIANLADDAGIPMPWWAATLLVILGVGYLGYRNIDFSAKILGAILVIEIVVTLAVSAAIIGQGGDSGLTVTPFEPSMVFSGSIALGFMFAVSAFIGFEGTAIYRDEARDPERTIPRATYIAVTSIAVFYAFSTWTFVMGWGVDDVAAEAARTLAHGDMYQQTATRYIGTWMGVVINVFLVTSNLACILAQHNVTARYMFSNARTGLLPERLGMRHAKHASPATASLTTSIMLTVVTVALIAAGLDPYAQTYTWFSGVAVVAIVLLMATTSLAVVTFFRKTPSSVGVLRRAVAPIVSAVLMAVLFVVIVINFNRLTGDVDSQGRPTFGPVTLSILAAIVVAPVAGWLWQGVRDRRRPLTSTGSGETPNVDEVQEANR